Proteins from a single region of Geothrix sp. PMB-07:
- the recA gene encoding recombinase RecA, with product MAAAEQDDRLKALTRTVADIERAFGKGSIMKLGDRMSGAEGIEVISTGSISLDSALGVGGVPKGRVVEVYGPEASGKTTLALHMVAQAQKKGGLAAYIDAEHALDPEYAQKLGVDVANLFISQPDSGEQALEICDQLVRSGALDIIVVDSVAALVPKAEIDGEMGDSHVGLQARLMSQALRKMTGTISKTHTCVVFINQIRMKIGVMFGNPETTTGGNALKFYASVRLDVRSIQSIKGNTGDPLVATKDEDSSVIGKKTKVKVVKNKVAPPLKVATFDIMYGEGISRTSELVELGTQLEIIQKSGSWYSYKDSRLGQGAENVKKLFNDNPELADEVEGLIRERLGMKGAVEV from the coding sequence ATGGCCGCGGCCGAGCAAGACGATCGCCTCAAAGCCCTCACCCGAACCGTGGCCGACATCGAACGGGCCTTCGGCAAGGGTTCCATCATGAAATTGGGCGACCGCATGAGCGGCGCCGAGGGCATCGAGGTCATCAGCACCGGCTCCATCTCCCTGGACAGCGCCCTGGGCGTGGGCGGCGTGCCCAAGGGCCGCGTGGTCGAAGTCTATGGGCCGGAAGCCAGCGGCAAGACCACCCTGGCCCTGCACATGGTGGCCCAGGCCCAGAAGAAGGGCGGCCTGGCCGCCTACATCGACGCCGAGCACGCCCTCGACCCCGAATACGCCCAGAAGCTGGGCGTGGACGTGGCCAACCTCTTCATCAGCCAGCCCGACAGCGGCGAGCAGGCTCTGGAAATCTGCGACCAGCTGGTGCGCAGCGGCGCCCTCGACATCATCGTGGTGGACTCCGTGGCCGCCCTGGTGCCCAAGGCCGAAATCGACGGCGAGATGGGCGACAGCCATGTGGGCCTGCAGGCCCGCCTCATGAGCCAGGCCCTGCGCAAGATGACCGGCACCATCAGCAAGACCCACACCTGTGTGGTCTTCATCAACCAGATCCGCATGAAGATCGGTGTGATGTTCGGCAACCCCGAGACCACCACCGGCGGGAACGCGCTCAAGTTCTACGCCTCCGTGCGCCTGGATGTGCGCAGCATCCAAAGCATCAAGGGCAACACCGGCGATCCCCTGGTGGCCACCAAGGACGAGGATTCCTCCGTCATCGGCAAGAAGACCAAGGTCAAGGTCGTGAAGAACAAGGTCGCGCCGCCCCTCAAGGTCGCCACCTTCGACATCATGTATGGCGAAGGCATCAGCCGCACCAGCGAGCTGGTGGAGCTGGGCACCCAGCTGGAGATCATCCAGAAGAGCGGCTCCTGGTACAGCTACAAGGACAGCCGCCTGGGCCAGGGCGCCGAGAACGTGAAGAAGCTCTTCAACGACAATCCGGAATTGGCGGACGAGGTGGAAGGCCTCATCCGCGAGCGCCTCGGCATGAAGGGTGCCGTGGAGGTTTAG
- a CDS encoding ATP-binding protein, with translation MSTETPASQTPASASELEARLAAAQAEADRYRALVEDLKEVIFQIDRQGQWSFLNPAWSELTGFPLEECLGRPFLEYLHPADTPRYLNLLTYAVDTGQAVFEGEFRIPTKDGEVKWVEAHQRIAFDEAGVVLGVSGTLGDITERKHTEIVLRVATSRLRALIENMQAGILVETEGRKIALLNETFCRMFHVPVPAHVLVESDTRDLLEECLPLLVDQQAFLARIEAMAKARTPVQAEEFTLTDGRIMAMDFIPIVVGEEYLGHLWQFHDITERRRAEIKLEEAAEELEWKNWELAEARDRALELSGLKSEFLANMSHEIRTPMNGIIGMTGLLLDTPLGEEQRQYAETVRSCGDALLTLINDILDFSKIEAGKLVFETLDFDLLSVVEDVQAVLAVKAEAKNVELGIFVDPATPLAVVGDPTRLRQVLTNLMDNALKFTHQGSVEVRLRPESVEEGQVLLRVEIQDTGIGMKPEVVDRLFTSFFQGDSSTTRKYGGTGLGLTICKRLAELMGGSIGVTSTPGAGSTFWFTLRLATRGGPKPVHPASSSILLVGLPPLANRLITEQLQAWGVRPEALPPDADPVAWLKQARQPGSLILVGPECLGEAVVGEHAEAMVLASPLYRPELREDAARRGIQAFLTLPARPSHLRSLLEPRGLSATGSATVAPMLALEGQAKVRVLLAEDNLVNQKVALIMLKKFGIEADVVATGIEALDALVGVSYDLVLMDCQMPEMDGFEATQRIRERERGSRRLPVVAMTANAMVGDREKCLEAGMDDHIPKPVRMDELHRTLTRWLPAGTLPPLGGGA, from the coding sequence ATGTCGACCGAGACCCCGGCCTCCCAAACCCCTGCATCCGCTTCCGAACTGGAGGCGAGATTGGCCGCCGCCCAGGCCGAAGCCGACCGCTATCGCGCCTTGGTAGAGGATTTGAAGGAAGTTATTTTCCAAATCGACCGTCAGGGGCAATGGTCCTTTCTCAACCCGGCCTGGTCCGAACTCACCGGATTCCCGCTGGAGGAGTGCCTGGGCCGCCCCTTCCTGGAATACCTGCACCCGGCCGACACGCCCCGCTACCTGAACCTGCTCACCTATGCGGTGGACACGGGACAGGCCGTCTTCGAGGGCGAGTTCCGCATTCCCACCAAGGATGGCGAGGTGAAATGGGTGGAGGCGCATCAGCGCATCGCTTTTGATGAAGCTGGTGTGGTGCTGGGCGTGTCGGGCACCCTGGGCGACATCACCGAGCGGAAGCACACGGAGATCGTTCTCCGGGTGGCCACCAGTCGGCTGCGCGCCCTCATCGAAAACATGCAGGCGGGCATCCTGGTCGAAACCGAAGGCCGCAAGATCGCCCTGCTGAACGAGACCTTCTGCCGCATGTTCCATGTGCCCGTGCCCGCGCACGTGCTGGTGGAGAGCGACACCCGAGATCTGCTGGAGGAATGCCTGCCCCTGTTGGTGGATCAGCAGGCCTTCCTTGCGCGGATCGAGGCCATGGCCAAGGCCCGCACGCCGGTTCAGGCCGAGGAATTCACCCTCACCGATGGCCGCATCATGGCCATGGATTTCATTCCCATCGTGGTGGGCGAGGAGTATCTGGGCCACCTCTGGCAGTTCCACGACATCACCGAGCGCCGCCGGGCGGAGATCAAGCTGGAGGAAGCCGCCGAAGAGCTGGAGTGGAAGAACTGGGAACTGGCCGAAGCCCGGGACCGGGCCTTGGAATTGTCGGGCCTCAAGAGCGAATTCCTGGCCAACATGAGCCACGAGATCCGCACACCCATGAACGGGATCATCGGCATGACGGGCCTGCTGCTGGATACGCCCCTGGGTGAAGAGCAGCGGCAGTACGCGGAAACCGTCCGCTCCTGCGGCGACGCGCTGCTCACCCTCATCAATGACATTCTGGATTTCTCCAAGATCGAAGCCGGGAAGCTGGTTTTCGAGACTCTGGATTTCGATTTGCTGTCGGTGGTGGAGGACGTGCAGGCGGTGCTGGCCGTCAAAGCCGAAGCCAAGAACGTGGAGCTGGGCATCTTTGTGGATCCCGCCACCCCCCTGGCGGTGGTGGGCGATCCCACGCGGCTGCGTCAGGTGCTCACCAACCTCATGGACAACGCCCTGAAGTTCACGCACCAGGGCTCAGTGGAAGTGCGCCTGCGGCCGGAATCGGTGGAGGAAGGCCAGGTGCTGCTCCGCGTCGAAATCCAGGACACCGGCATCGGCATGAAGCCCGAAGTGGTGGATCGCCTCTTCACCTCCTTCTTCCAGGGGGACAGCTCCACCACGCGCAAATACGGCGGAACGGGCCTGGGGCTCACCATCTGCAAGCGGCTGGCCGAGCTCATGGGCGGCAGCATCGGTGTCACCAGTACGCCAGGAGCGGGCAGCACCTTCTGGTTCACCCTCCGTCTCGCCACGCGGGGAGGCCCAAAGCCCGTGCATCCCGCATCGTCTTCCATTCTGCTGGTGGGCCTACCCCCGCTGGCGAACCGGCTCATCACGGAGCAGCTGCAGGCCTGGGGGGTGCGACCCGAGGCCCTGCCGCCGGATGCGGATCCCGTGGCCTGGCTCAAGCAGGCACGTCAGCCCGGCTCCTTGATTCTGGTGGGTCCCGAATGCCTCGGCGAGGCAGTGGTGGGAGAACATGCCGAGGCCATGGTCCTTGCCAGTCCGCTCTACCGCCCTGAGCTGCGGGAGGATGCGGCCCGCCGCGGCATCCAGGCCTTCCTCACCTTGCCCGCGCGGCCCAGCCACCTGCGCAGCCTGCTGGAACCGCGGGGCCTGAGCGCCACCGGCTCCGCCACCGTGGCACCAATGCTGGCCCTGGAAGGACAGGCCAAGGTGCGCGTGCTGCTGGCGGAAGACAATTTGGTGAATCAGAAAGTGGCGCTGATCATGCTCAAGAAATTCGGCATCGAGGCTGACGTGGTGGCCACGGGCATTGAAGCGTTGGACGCCCTCGTGGGCGTGTCGTACGATCTGGTGCTGATGGATTGCCAGATGCCGGAGATGGACGGGTTCGAGGCCACGCAGCGCATTCGTGAGCGGGAGCGGGGCAGCCGCCGCCTGCCGGTGGTGGCCATGACCGCCAACGCCATGGTGGGAGACCGGGAGAAGTGCCTCGAAGCGGGCATGGACGATCACATTCCCAAGCCCGTGCGCATGGACGAACTGCACCGGACGCTCACCCGCTGGCTTCCTGCGGGGACGCTGCCACCACTCGGCGGAGGGGCCTGA
- a CDS encoding chloride channel protein has product MTDKPALEPLGGGRPLALPSRLRALRMVAQARRLALAVLPMGAVIGVVAALALSGLQRLEHLLSGQHWRGLALVGMPFLGLLLAGLWLRVTRVGEVSLVRDLVQARTHPLTTFQLGPSLAKVMACGLTIGFGGSAGTEGPAKWLGAAVGAQFHRWMRSLARRFPQLRRFLAQPGVVVTAGSAAALAAIFRAPLSGALLAVEHEGELNAVQAAPALVASATGYLAFVALRGNAPLLGTPATYHLQVREIFWALPLGLTCAVAASLFRRLLRFGRHHLRRFSLPARGALAGLGLVLLALPGAWLWPGLPITQGSGLDLVAHLIRGDTLPSAALAFLALKLAATALTFAGGGVGGTWLPSVAMGAAVGAVFDVWAGLGQPGLFALVGASAFAGAVHRTLLVPVVFLAETTGQAALVVPALVATVAAFEGTRAD; this is encoded by the coding sequence ATGACAGACAAACCGGCTTTGGAGCCATTGGGTGGAGGACGGCCCCTCGCACTGCCCTCCCGCCTGCGAGCCCTGCGCATGGTGGCCCAGGCGCGACGGCTGGCCCTGGCCGTGCTGCCCATGGGCGCCGTCATCGGCGTGGTCGCGGCCCTGGCCCTCTCAGGCCTCCAAAGGCTGGAACACCTGCTCTCGGGCCAACACTGGCGGGGCCTTGCGCTGGTGGGCATGCCTTTTCTGGGGCTCCTGCTGGCGGGCCTCTGGCTGCGGGTGACCCGGGTCGGAGAGGTCTCCCTGGTCCGGGACCTCGTGCAGGCCCGCACGCATCCGCTCACCACCTTCCAGCTCGGGCCCAGCCTCGCCAAAGTGATGGCCTGCGGACTCACCATCGGCTTCGGCGGCAGCGCCGGCACCGAAGGCCCCGCGAAGTGGCTGGGCGCGGCGGTGGGGGCCCAGTTCCACCGCTGGATGCGCAGCCTTGCGCGCCGCTTCCCCCAACTGCGGCGGTTCCTTGCCCAGCCGGGAGTCGTGGTGACCGCGGGCTCCGCTGCCGCTCTGGCCGCCATCTTCCGGGCCCCGCTTTCGGGCGCGTTGCTGGCGGTGGAGCACGAAGGCGAACTCAACGCAGTGCAGGCCGCGCCCGCGCTGGTGGCCTCGGCCACGGGCTACCTCGCGTTCGTCGCCTTGCGCGGGAACGCCCCCCTGCTCGGCACTCCAGCCACGTACCACCTGCAGGTTCGGGAGATCTTCTGGGCCCTGCCCCTGGGCCTGACCTGCGCCGTCGCCGCCTCCCTCTTCCGCCGTCTGCTCCGGTTCGGCCGCCACCACCTGCGCCGCTTCTCTCTGCCGGCGCGGGGCGCCCTGGCAGGGCTCGGGCTCGTGCTCCTGGCGCTTCCCGGAGCCTGGCTGTGGCCGGGCCTTCCGATCACTCAGGGCAGTGGCCTGGACCTGGTGGCCCACCTCATCCGCGGCGACACCCTGCCTTCCGCGGCGCTGGCCTTCCTCGCCCTCAAGCTCGCGGCCACGGCGCTGACCTTCGCCGGGGGCGGCGTGGGCGGAACCTGGCTGCCTTCGGTGGCCATGGGCGCCGCCGTGGGCGCGGTGTTCGATGTCTGGGCGGGTCTGGGACAGCCGGGCCTTTTCGCCCTGGTGGGCGCCAGCGCCTTCGCGGGCGCGGTACATCGCACGCTGCTCGTGCCTGTGGTCTTCCTTGCGGAAACCACCGGCCAGGCGGCCCTGGTGGTGCCAGCTCTCGTGGCCACCGTCGCGGCTTTTGAAGGCACCCGCGCAGACTGA
- a CDS encoding cation:proton antiporter, with product MPFAFLMHDPLAGTLMLLALLWLSAKVGGELAVRLKLPAVTGELAVGLALTALHRAWPRLPEVAASPGAELLGGLGVVVLMFAVGLESTVPQMLKVGMASLRVALIGVVMPMAAGLAGAWLLLPKDAPFVLDLFIGACLCATSIGISAQVLREKGASDSLEGRIIVGAAVVDDVLGLLVLVAVSGLVGAASGGAALGPQLAKTLGLALGFLAAALTLGRLATPRLFQLASRFRGEQVLLPLGLGFAFLLAWLGNLAGLASIVGAYAAGLILEPAHIVDLERREQHTLEELIHPLVTVLSPLFFVLMGAKVDPAALFKPATLGFAALLALLGIIGKYFAGYGGGKGTRVAVVGWGMVPRGEVGLIFVAAGAQLHLNGVPLLSPDIQAGIIGALLLTTVAGPVGLGWVLRRS from the coding sequence ATGCCCTTCGCCTTCCTGATGCACGATCCCCTGGCCGGCACCCTCATGCTGCTGGCTCTGCTGTGGCTGTCCGCCAAAGTGGGTGGCGAGTTGGCGGTGCGACTCAAACTGCCAGCCGTCACGGGCGAGCTGGCCGTGGGACTGGCGCTCACGGCCCTGCACCGGGCCTGGCCCAGACTGCCCGAGGTGGCCGCCTCGCCCGGCGCGGAGCTGCTGGGTGGCCTGGGCGTGGTGGTGCTCATGTTCGCGGTGGGCCTGGAATCCACCGTGCCGCAGATGCTGAAGGTGGGAATGGCCTCGCTGCGCGTGGCCCTCATCGGCGTGGTGATGCCCATGGCCGCAGGCCTCGCGGGCGCGTGGCTGCTGCTGCCCAAGGACGCGCCGTTCGTGCTGGATCTCTTCATCGGCGCCTGCCTGTGTGCCACCAGCATCGGCATCTCCGCCCAGGTGCTGCGCGAAAAGGGCGCCTCGGATTCCCTGGAGGGCCGCATCATTGTGGGCGCCGCCGTGGTGGATGATGTGCTGGGCCTGCTGGTGCTGGTGGCGGTTTCGGGCCTCGTGGGCGCCGCCTCGGGCGGAGCGGCCCTGGGGCCGCAGCTGGCGAAGACCTTGGGCCTGGCCCTGGGTTTCCTGGCCGCCGCGCTCACCCTGGGCCGCCTCGCCACGCCGAGGCTGTTTCAGCTGGCCAGCCGCTTCCGGGGCGAGCAGGTGCTGCTGCCCCTGGGCCTGGGCTTCGCCTTCCTGCTGGCCTGGCTGGGCAACCTCGCGGGACTGGCCTCCATTGTGGGCGCCTACGCCGCGGGCCTCATCCTGGAACCGGCCCACATCGTGGATCTGGAGCGCCGCGAACAGCACACCCTGGAAGAGCTGATCCATCCCCTCGTGACCGTGCTCTCGCCCCTCTTCTTTGTGCTCATGGGTGCCAAGGTGGATCCTGCCGCCCTCTTCAAGCCCGCGACGCTCGGTTTCGCGGCGCTGCTGGCCCTGCTCGGCATCATCGGGAAATACTTCGCCGGCTACGGCGGCGGCAAAGGCACTCGCGTGGCGGTGGTGGGCTGGGGCATGGTGCCCCGGGGTGAAGTGGGCCTCATCTTCGTGGCGGCCGGTGCGCAGCTGCACCTGAACGGCGTGCCCCTGCTCAGCCCTGACATCCAGGCAGGCATCATCGGCGCCCTGCTGCTCACCACCGTCGCCGGGCCCGTGGGGCTGGGCTGGGTGCTGCGGCGGTCTTGA
- a CDS encoding hemolysin III family protein, which yields MDLQLTSDPSLQALAAPRPGISDLPEGERLNTLTHLAGLALALGASAFLITRAAQGGELLRILSASVFGFAMIALYAASTVFHGLRGPAKERWAKADHCAIYVLIAGTYTPFTLVTLHGPLGWSLLGFVWCLATLGIGKELWWDRHALPAVPLYLLMGWCGLAAAGPLVRKLGSQGSLSLLAGCLCYSIGLVFYLLGRRLRHAHGIWHLFVLGGTASHFITVLKVLG from the coding sequence ATGGACCTGCAGCTGACATCGGATCCTTCCCTGCAGGCGCTCGCCGCACCTAGACCTGGGATTTCGGACCTCCCTGAAGGGGAGCGGCTGAACACCCTGACTCATCTGGCCGGGTTGGCCTTGGCCCTTGGGGCCTCCGCCTTTCTGATCACCCGCGCGGCCCAGGGGGGAGAGCTCCTCAGGATCCTCAGCGCCAGCGTGTTTGGGTTCGCCATGATCGCCTTGTATGCCGCTTCGACGGTGTTCCATGGCCTTCGCGGCCCCGCCAAGGAGCGCTGGGCCAAGGCCGACCACTGCGCCATCTACGTGTTGATCGCGGGCACCTACACGCCCTTCACGCTCGTCACCCTGCATGGGCCCTTGGGCTGGAGCCTGCTTGGCTTCGTCTGGTGTCTCGCCACGCTCGGCATCGGCAAGGAACTCTGGTGGGATCGCCACGCCCTGCCTGCAGTGCCCCTCTACCTTCTCATGGGCTGGTGTGGCCTCGCCGCGGCTGGACCCCTTGTCCGGAAACTCGGTAGCCAGGGATCGCTGTCGCTGCTGGCCGGCTGCCTCTGCTATTCCATCGGCCTGGTGTTCTACCTGCTCGGCCGCCGCCTGCGCCATGCCCATGGCATCTGGCACCTCTTTGTGCTGGGCGGAACGGCCAGCCACTTCATCACAGTGCTGAAGGTTCTCGGTTGA
- a CDS encoding ABC transporter substrate-binding protein has product MTQNQIPLQAPRRVISFVSSATETLFALGCGEALVGVTPYCGRYVPNLGVPIAGDYLKADIDHLRSLEPDLVLVTSGIQTAFAKRLTEAGLPVHALPLPASRFGILENQIALGGLMHCVAEARALCTRMEAGFAELIASTPPLRPTVFIEMWCGRHLRGIGGLSFIHDLVELAGGVAVPTVRSEAYPVPDLELVAALRPQAILFFQEPEYPVDAAATLAGRGWSWGPRIISSDITKGRNIIHDGPSFLDTARWLQGQLHKTEA; this is encoded by the coding sequence TTGACCCAGAACCAGATCCCCCTACAAGCGCCCCGCCGCGTCATCAGCTTCGTTTCCAGCGCCACGGAAACCCTCTTCGCGCTGGGCTGCGGCGAGGCCCTGGTGGGCGTCACGCCCTACTGCGGCCGCTACGTACCCAACCTCGGCGTGCCCATCGCAGGGGACTACCTCAAGGCCGACATCGACCACCTGCGCAGCCTGGAGCCGGACCTGGTGCTGGTGACCTCGGGCATCCAGACCGCCTTCGCCAAGCGCCTCACTGAGGCGGGGCTGCCGGTCCACGCCCTGCCCCTGCCTGCCAGCCGCTTCGGCATCCTGGAAAACCAGATCGCCCTGGGCGGCCTCATGCACTGTGTGGCCGAGGCTCGGGCCCTCTGCACCCGCATGGAAGCGGGTTTCGCGGAGCTGATCGCTTCCACCCCACCGCTGCGCCCCACCGTGTTCATCGAGATGTGGTGCGGTCGCCACCTGCGCGGCATCGGGGGTCTTTCCTTCATCCACGACCTGGTGGAGCTGGCGGGCGGTGTCGCGGTGCCCACCGTGCGTTCCGAAGCCTACCCGGTACCCGATCTGGAACTGGTGGCGGCCCTCCGGCCCCAGGCCATCCTCTTCTTCCAGGAGCCTGAATACCCGGTGGATGCCGCCGCCACGCTGGCCGGACGCGGCTGGTCCTGGGGCCCCCGCATCATCTCCTCCGACATCACCAAGGGCCGCAACATCATCCACGACGGCCCCAGTTTTCTCGACACGGCGCGGTGGTTGCAGGGGCAGTTACACAAAACAGAGGCCTGA
- a CDS encoding ABC transporter ATP-binding protein, which translates to MTASGNSALQALDLAVPGRLEAVSLSLGPGELVAMVGPNGAGKSTLVQALAGLLPAEGLIRWNGQSLSRIAIQERGRQLAWVGQEAQFEFAFPVREVVAQGRYAWGDDLGGVDEALAQLDLTHLAERPVTRLSGGERHRVGLARALATEAPIQLWDEPVAQLDVRHALEVLRLARRLADGGGTVVVSLHDLRAAYRFDRVLVLDQGRLVGNGPPHEVLTAALIREVFQVEATFVESLVPELP; encoded by the coding sequence ATGACGGCCTCGGGAAACAGTGCCCTTCAGGCCCTCGACCTCGCTGTGCCCGGCCGTTTGGAGGCCGTGTCGCTGAGCCTGGGCCCTGGCGAGCTGGTGGCCATGGTGGGCCCCAACGGGGCCGGGAAATCCACCCTGGTGCAGGCGCTGGCGGGCCTGCTTCCCGCCGAGGGGCTCATCCGCTGGAATGGACAGTCGCTGTCGCGCATCGCCATCCAGGAGCGCGGCCGCCAGCTGGCCTGGGTGGGCCAGGAAGCCCAGTTCGAGTTCGCCTTCCCCGTGCGCGAGGTCGTGGCCCAGGGTCGCTACGCCTGGGGCGATGACCTCGGCGGCGTGGATGAAGCCTTGGCGCAGCTGGATCTCACCCACCTCGCGGAACGCCCCGTGACGCGGCTCTCCGGCGGCGAGCGGCACCGCGTGGGTCTGGCGCGGGCCCTGGCCACGGAGGCTCCCATCCAGCTCTGGGATGAACCCGTGGCCCAGCTGGATGTGCGCCACGCCCTGGAGGTGCTGCGACTGGCAAGGCGGCTGGCGGATGGCGGCGGCACCGTGGTGGTGAGCCTCCACGATCTGCGCGCCGCCTACCGCTTCGATCGGGTGCTGGTGCTGGATCAGGGGCGCCTGGTGGGCAACGGCCCGCCCCACGAGGTGCTCACGGCGGCGCTCATCCGCGAGGTCTTCCAGGTGGAAGCCACCTTCGTCGAAAGCCTTGTCCCGGAGCTGCCTTGA
- a CDS encoding iron ABC transporter permease, translating to MKTRLAIPLLLALLVLTFLASLAFGELRLSFGQVVSAIAGHGDEVARTVVRDFRLPRALVGMAVGAALGASGVVMQAFFRNSLASPGLLGVSSGGALGAVGVLAMGPLLGFTAVAMWALPLASVAGAFAATGAVLLLAQRGAGTERLLLSGVALNALLGAGTSFLLTTTAGHFEVNAQILFWLMGGLESRSWEHVWMGVPGILVACALLLPLGRAMDLLSLGEQSAQSLGVDVRRLRRQLIILSTVLTALATAVAGIVSFVGLVVPHVLRLAFGPNHRRMLPYSMLGGAIFLLACDLVTRTFPLGLRLGVVTSLIGGPFFLWLLRRPR from the coding sequence GTGAAGACTCGCCTCGCCATCCCCCTGCTGCTGGCCCTGCTGGTGCTCACCTTCCTGGCCTCTCTGGCCTTCGGTGAACTGCGGCTGAGCTTCGGACAGGTGGTCTCGGCGATCGCAGGGCATGGCGATGAGGTGGCCCGCACGGTGGTGCGTGACTTCCGGTTGCCCCGGGCCCTGGTGGGCATGGCAGTGGGTGCCGCGCTGGGCGCCAGCGGCGTGGTGATGCAGGCCTTCTTCCGCAATTCCCTGGCCAGCCCCGGCCTGCTGGGCGTCAGCAGCGGCGGGGCCCTGGGCGCCGTGGGCGTGCTGGCCATGGGGCCCCTGCTCGGTTTCACCGCTGTCGCCATGTGGGCCCTGCCCCTGGCCTCGGTGGCGGGCGCCTTCGCCGCCACCGGCGCCGTGCTGCTGCTGGCCCAGCGAGGCGCGGGCACCGAGCGGCTGCTGCTGTCCGGCGTGGCGCTCAACGCCCTGCTGGGCGCGGGCACCAGCTTCCTGCTCACCACCACTGCGGGGCACTTCGAGGTGAACGCGCAGATCCTCTTCTGGCTCATGGGCGGGCTGGAGAGCCGCAGCTGGGAGCACGTATGGATGGGCGTTCCAGGCATCCTGGTGGCCTGCGCCCTGCTGCTGCCCCTGGGCCGTGCCATGGATCTGCTGAGCCTGGGCGAACAGAGCGCGCAAAGCCTCGGCGTGGACGTGCGCCGCCTCCGCCGCCAGCTCATCATCCTCTCCACGGTGCTGACGGCCCTGGCCACGGCCGTGGCGGGCATTGTGAGTTTCGTGGGGCTGGTGGTCCCCCACGTGCTGCGCCTGGCCTTCGGGCCCAACCACCGCCGCATGCTGCCCTATTCCATGCTGGGCGGGGCCATCTTCCTCCTGGCCTGCGACCTGGTGACCCGCACCTTCCCCCTGGGCCTGCGCCTGGGCGTGGTCACCTCCCTCATCGGCGGTCCCTTCTTCCTGTGGCTCCTGCGGAGGCCCCGATGA
- a CDS encoding ABC transporter substrate-binding protein has protein sequence MVRSFLSHSLARILPCLLVVALPLLAAKPQRVVSQAVGTDELLLALADPGQIAALSHISRDGRFSPVAEEAKRYPAIKDSDAESVLRHHPDLVLAAGFTRPETLALLKRAGVRLVVMDRYETMEDVYASLRLLGKELGQEARAEAVIAQTKGRVEALAARLKGVRPVRVVSAGIYPFTSGAGTTFQDLCDHAGALNVATEAGLKGHAPTPSEKLLVWNIEALVGSGDEGTKALLAGIPHYRALPAFKAGRVVTLPGSVMSSVSHHRVEAYETLARALHPERFR, from the coding sequence ATGGTTCGCTCGTTCCTGTCCCACAGCTTGGCCCGCATCCTGCCCTGCCTGCTGGTGGTCGCCCTGCCCCTGCTGGCAGCCAAACCCCAGCGCGTGGTCAGCCAGGCCGTGGGCACGGACGAGCTGCTGCTGGCCCTGGCCGATCCCGGCCAGATTGCCGCCCTCAGCCACATCAGCCGCGATGGCCGCTTCAGCCCCGTGGCTGAGGAGGCCAAGCGCTATCCCGCCATCAAGGACAGCGATGCGGAAAGCGTGCTGCGCCACCACCCCGACCTGGTGCTGGCCGCGGGCTTCACCCGCCCCGAGACCCTGGCCCTGCTCAAGCGGGCCGGGGTCCGGCTGGTGGTGATGGACCGCTACGAAACCATGGAGGATGTCTACGCCAGCCTGCGCCTGCTCGGCAAAGAACTGGGCCAGGAGGCCCGGGCCGAGGCTGTCATTGCGCAAACCAAGGGCCGCGTCGAAGCCCTCGCCGCGCGGCTGAAGGGCGTCAGGCCCGTGCGCGTGGTCAGCGCCGGCATCTACCCCTTCACGTCCGGGGCCGGCACCACCTTCCAGGACCTCTGCGATCACGCCGGGGCCCTGAACGTGGCCACCGAGGCCGGACTCAAGGGCCATGCACCCACGCCATCAGAGAAGCTGCTGGTCTGGAACATCGAGGCGCTGGTGGGCTCCGGCGACGAAGGCACGAAGGCCCTGCTGGCGGGCATCCCCCACTACCGCGCCCTCCCGGCGTTCAAGGCCGGCCGTGTGGTGACCCTCCCCGGTTCCGTCATGTCGAGCGTCTCGCACCACCGTGTTGAAGCCTATGAGACGCTCGCGCGGGCCCTGCATCCGGAACGCTTCCGGTGA